tcctactggaagaaccctaaggagaagaaaagaaaaagtggcgaaacatctgaagaggggagccaatgataaggaaaaggaaagtttccggaagagagtcttcaggattcctatAGATAAGCCATTCGAGGATGCTTATtatacccacagattgtggatgttcttcagagagacaagggagaaagaaggaaacatcaggagaatgttctgtgaagctagagaaaaaaTGAGGATGcggattacattgaagaagaagagtgatcctgggcaatttgcaataccatgcacggtgaagggtattgagttcccacatACCTTGTGCGACActggagcatcagtcagcatcctacctagggttatggcagaccatctgggtctgcaggtggagccttcgcaggaattattcacttttgtggattgttcccagaagaactcaggaggaattgtgagagacctagaggtgcagattagtaatgccctagttccagtcgatttccatgtcttggacatcaagctaaactgaaactcttctctactacttgggagagctttcttgtcaacagtgggagcagtgtgcaacttgcaaaccaaccagttgtgtctaacactcatcgatcctaatgcccactacgACCCTATACCAGTCAAGACGCCACAGACgatctccagaagaatcaatgatccaggaatcattgcagcttgccactgtggagTGGAATACGAGACAGAttactcggcgtcgatcgaaactcacacaacaacatcgatcgacagtggtCATCAGAAATCGACCGACATACCATAAGAAGAATCGGTCGATAGTCGTCCAGATgattgggagaacgactactacaatCCCGCTATTGCAGCATACACCAGAGAACATATGCATACACggattgaataaataaaaaatttcgacATTTGTTAATCTAATTTTTGCGGTTCATCTCTGAGCTTTCATAATCACACgtaatctcttttttttaagtgaattATTTTACGTTGGAAAAGGATAATTTTGTGCCTCTTCAGTTGCCAGTTCTTACTGGGCCAACATAAGTTTCTCCAGGTTGATCTTCATTGGAGATGAGGGTGTGCTATTTTCACTTGGTGGTTGAAGATCGAAAATGAGAGAAAAGGCGATAACAGATTAATCATTAGATGATGGTTGTGATAATAGCTTCAGAGGGAACTCACTCGTATTAGAGCGAGAAGTTGAATCCTTTGTTACAGCGTAGATGTGCAAGGGATTGAAAAGCGATTTAGAGATGCTAACGGTGGAGAGGATTCACAGTAAAGAAGAATTGTGGTGAAAAAGCTCACAGCGTGGAATAACACATGAACGACACATATCATAAATGTTAAATCAAAGATGTAGAAACCATATATGCGATTCATAAGTAATTTACTTAatttggttataattttttgttggtTTGTTGGGCCTCAAAATATACAATATCCCTTCTAAACACTTAATTGGGCTTGAATTATAAAACTTGGCCAACAGAAAAAAGATAGTGCTGTAACCATGGCTGAGCCAGCTGATTATCCAGCAAATGACAAACCAGGATGGATTAAAGGCGAGCATACTGAGTTGAAACCAGCTGAAGTTACTAAGGATGAGATGAACCAGCTGAGTGACACTACTTTGGCGTTGGATAAGCTGAGTGACACTACTTTGGCGTTGGATAAGCTGAGTGACACTAACTTGGAGTAAGATGAGGTGAGTGAGCCAAGTGATACTAACCTGGATCTGGATGAGCTAAGTGACGCTGAAGAAGGAGTTGGTTTAGCTGTAGGATTAAATGAGCATTTTCAGCCCCAAAAAAGATCATAACAAGTTCACTATGGGTTTGTTCTTGCCATATTCGATCTGGCCCTTTTTCAGAATGTTCCTGACCCATTCTCATCAAGAAAACCAAGATGAAGTCAAGAAAATCAGTCATGGTTGAATTTCAAGTCAAGGAGTCATCcaaacaaataattattcaaTTTTCAAGATAATTTTAGCtgtaattaagtttttttattttctacaaTTTTAGGACTTTCGATTGCCTTCTTCATCTCCTCTACTTAAACTCTCTTTTGTTCAGAACAAAACATTCACCTTAATATCAAAAACTTCTTTTAAAATCTGTGAATTCTTTGTTCATCTTTGAACATCGATTTCTAGGAGTTCATTCTCTGCAAGCAAAACTTGTCATGGATCGTTAACAGAGTTCATTCTCTGCAAGCAGACTCGTTCATGATCATTGTTTGTGGGAACACCTCTCACGGTTAAAGACACATCTATACAATTTTTGATCAGTTCATAGATCCTTACTGAAGACCATCTATCACGATTCCATCACAATCAGTTCGAAACCGATCCATTCTCCTTCAAACCATCAGATCAACCTTCATAGGAATCAGGGAAAAGCAATCTCATCATAAGGGATTCATCATATAGGGAACAATAAAAAGGGTTAATTTAATGAATGAATCAGATTTGTAGTAAGAAAATAGAGAGTTATAAAGTGAAAGGAAGAGAGAGGGGGTGAAATAGTTAGTTGGtgaaatatagttttttgtttgttacagGATCAAATTTTCCAAAGAAAAACCCGACTTGAACTCATGCCTAATGAAGGAACCGAAACCCATCCTCAATGGTCCAAGGAGTTGTAGTAAGACAGAGGAGGTTTTCCCAaagatgaaacaaaaacaactaaGGTAAGGAAAGAATATGAGACAGAAAAtgagttttctcttttttttcctcagcctgaacttgttgttgataAAACATGTAATAAACTAACTTGTTTTGAACCGGTGCAACCGAGTAGTCTTGTTTCAGTGTTCCAGGTCTCAGGAGAAAACTCAGCAGAAAGAGCACAAAAGAGTTCACCACCAGAAGAAGTGTTGGAGCAGCCAAACAACATTGAAGTAGAAACAGATGCTAAGTCATTCTCTTTGAACTCTCAAGAGCATTGTAAGGATCTTGATATGGCTAATTATGTGTCTGAAATGTTTGTCATGGTTAGCTCCAGTGATGTAAAATGTTTTGGTCTTGAAAGAGTAAAAGAATTTTGTGTTTCAAACTATGTTTTTGATAACACGATTAAAACTTTTAAAGTGTTTGAACATGATAAACACTGATCAGAAACGTTTTCAATATGGCAATAACATCAGTTATGGTCTTAATGGGAGTCTCGAGCATCTTATGGAACATGAAAAAAACTATGATCATCATGAAAAGACCTTAGAGCTTGTTCTGCAATAACCTGATTTCTGTTTCAGAAATTCTTGTGATTCATTTGCTTGCTTTAAAGATAATGGCTTTGTTCTGAGTTGTTCTAAGCATAAACTAGCCATGAGTGATTTGTTTTCTTCCACATGTGCCTTGAAAGATTTTATGGTTAGGAATTTGCAGAAACCAAAATCACTTAGAACTAAAACCGAttttattgtgattgtgtttagAAACTTGGTATCTTGTGTTCTAAAACTGATAAACATTGGCATGTTTTGAGATCATTGCTTGAGAATTGTGTTGTTTTGAGCTTTGATGATATTCTTATTTACAATACATTCTTTGAAATATATGTTGAGCCTTTGATAAGTGATTTTCAGTCTGAACTTAATCATTTGTGTTCTGATTTTTTGAGAAAGTTAGGCACGTTTTGAAGTTGTTCTATATTATTTTGTGCTTTGATACCATTTTGGTCTGTAATATTTGATTTGATGTGCATTTTCTGAAACAAGTGCAACATGTTCTCAGAAAAAAACGCTTGGTTAATTGATCAGATTGAGAACATGTCTTGCTTATATGACATTGGATATCTAGTCTTTGTTTTGAGTGTCAAGGATCAACAGGTTCAGTCTCAAAGGAGTGTAAGGAACGAAAGCAGAGAATATACTTATCAGCCTGAGATTTGGAGATAGACGTACTTGAGGAAAATGGCTTCAAAATTCCAAGGAAGTTTATGTCCAAAACGTTACTTTGATGTTGTTTTCATGCTTATTTTCTTGATCATTTGTCTCGTTTCttacttgttttcttttgatttcgGGGATACAGATTTGaagaaaaatcttttcaaatgaAGAGGGGATGATGTAACCATGGCTGAGCCAGCTGATTATATAGCAAAGGACAAACCATGGCTGAGCCAGCTGTTTATATAGCAAAGGACAAACCATGATGGATAAAAAGCGAGCATACTGAGCTGAAACCAGCTGAAGTTACCAAGGATAAGTTGAACTTGCTGAGTGATACTAGTTTGGAGCTGGATAAACTGAGTGACACTAACTTGGAGTTAGATGAGCTAAGTGATGCTAACCTGGATCAagatgagctaagtgacactgaaaAAGTAGTTGGTTTAGGTGCTGGGCGAAATGAGCCTTTTCAACCCAAAAAGAAGTTCACAACAAGTTTACTATGGAATTGTGTCTTGCCAAGCCCATCCATTCTCCTTCAAACCATCATATCAGCTTTCAGAGGAATCAGGGAAAGGTAATGTTATCATAAGGGATTCATCAGATAGggcaaaagaaaaagaggttAATTTGATGAATGAACTAGATTTGtagtaggcctgggcgttcgggtactcGTTCGGGTTTGGGTCGGTGCTTTGGATTTTCAGATTTTCGGATGGAGAGGTACAGAATCCGTTCAGGTTATTTTatacttcggatcgggttcagGTTTATaaggttcgggttcgggtatttcgggtatAACCGAACTgtgtaacaaataaaaaaaaattatatgtatccTTGATTTGACTTTGTGAGACCAGAAACAATATCGTTGAAGTTAGAAGATTGAACAACTTAATATAGGATTTATGATCTTTCTAATTTGTTATTACGTTGAGGAACACGAGTAtgtattctttttctttgtgtAATTTCTATTTGTATTATCTTGAATAGAAAATGGTAAAGAATCTATCTattcataaatcaaaatcaaagagacatcaaaatcaaacagaaatcAAACCTGGATAATCATGAATGTTTGAGCTCATGCATGTGTAAAgagcaaagagaaaacaaaccgCAAATTCTACTTGTaatcaaacataaatcaaaatcgcAAAGTATAGTAATTCATACATGTAATCGATCATAAAATGAGTTTAAgtatgtactgaacatataCGTTGAAGACGGAGTAGACAGAAAGATGAATGGGAATGGAAGATGTAAGCTTAGTGTTAgtagtatatataatattcggGTACTTCGGATAATTGGTTCGGGTATCGAATATAACCAATCGGGTACGGGTATCTGGACTGGTTGGATCTTAAACCAGTTcgggtttttttttaactttggttcggtttttggttcaagtttttcagatcggttcggattcggatttTAGTTAATATTCTCACGCCTAATTTGTAGTATAAAATTAGAGAGATATAAAGAGAAGAGTTCTTCTTGGGTTCACACcttagggtgaacctctaggttcaccagccaatagaatttcattatttcaaatcgatttcttttaaaaaagaaaataaaatattttcaagttatattatgtttttaaaataaaaaagtaaaaaaacaaatagcagttacagaaaaaaaaattaaaaaaaatctttttaacgttgtcagcaaaacactaaaccctaaatcctaaaccctaaaccctttgggtaaacctaaacccttgggtaaaccctaaacctttgggtaaactctaagcccttgggtaaaccctaaacgcttggataaattctaaactctaaataaaaacaaaccctaaaactctaaaccctaaatcataaatcctaaacccttgagtgttttagtgtttagtgattttgatttagagtttaagatttatcctagagtttaagatttatcctagagtttagggtttacccaagggtttagggtttaggatttagggtttagggattaggatttagggtttaatgttttgctgacgatgttaaaaatatttttttttataattactactattttttatttatttctttttaccttttaattttaaaaagataatataatttgataatattttgttttcttttttaaaagatatcgaatatgaaataatataATCCTATTGGTCGGTGAACTTAAGAATAAGTTTAAAGAAAGGatgagagagaaagagtgaAATAGTCGGTTAGTGAAATATGGTTTTTCTGTTATAGGATAAAATTTTCCAAGAATAACCCAACTGGAACTCGTGCCTAATAAAGGAACCGAAACCAATCCTAACCACCCATTTTGGTTCAGGAAGTTACGGGTATTAAGCTCATGGCAATTATTGAAAAAGCATTTTCatgtttcaaatttttgtttagACACTTAAGCTTTTGTTGCGTTTAATGTCTAATACAACCAAGATTATGTCATTCAATTACAAAATCGCGTTGATATTTTGACCATATAGAGCATTGTTCCATGAAACTTAAGCTTTTAAGAGAAAATACATAGGTATTTAGAGAGGTCCACCAAGTTATTCGATACCTCCCCACAAAATTGAAgtgcattaaaaaaaactaaaacagttTCAGAGACAATTGATTGACGCCATCATTTTTGCGTATTACAAGCATCAATCAAGAACTGGTGCTTCATTAACGATACTGCAGCAACGACAGAACAAAAAGCAGAATAAGAAATCAGGCAAAGAAATCAAATCGTGGAGATGATGAATATGATTGAATTTATTACCTTGATGAATCCAATGTCCTTGGCATTGCTGCGGAAACACTGTCTGCAGCAGTTCAGACCATACTTCCTGATCAGCCCGTGGGAGTTTCCACACACACGGCTGCATAATAATACAATAGTTAGAATCTTGACTAGACTACACTAACTGCACATGGTGATGAAAACaatcttatacataagataATCTCACATTgtgtgaagagagagagaagccaAGATAAGCAAATCTCAGCGATACAAAAATCAATGTAAATAACTCTCTCTTTTCTATAGACAATCTACAATCAGTCAAGGATTTGTGGTGGtgtgtaaattaaaatttcagatATGAGAGCAATACACAATTCATCATAGGAATTAATCTCACAGTCTCTATCTAACAACATATTCAGTCAATATTGTGGAACATATGCATCAAAGTCTCAGAAACGCAAACAaaatgataacaaaaaaaaaaaaagacgaaagGAAACCATACAATCGAGATTCATCAAAAGCTAAGAGAAATACGGCACAGTTTGAACAATTAAAAAATCGACTTCTAGGATGCAAACAAATCAAAGTAAAAGGCAAGAGAGGAAGACGACGATATACCAGGTGCGTGAGCCAGGACCGTACTTCTTCGGATGAGAGTTCCACACGTTGTCATGACCCATTTCGTCGGTTGCTCACAGAGGAAAGAACAAGCGGCGTATGCGAAAACCCTAGAGAATGTTTATTTGAGGGATAACTGGTCCTCTTTTTTTGTACAACCAAACAAATGGGCCTCCCCGTTTTTAAAGGCCCATTAATGAGTAAATTCTATAAACTTTGTTTCGTCTCCACAAGTTCATATGTTTTTGAGCTCGTCGTCAATCTATGGCCACTCGACCTCTCATCTCTCTGCAACTCCTTTCCTCTCTTTCATCTTTTTCCTTAAACCCAACCCGGCAATCTCTCTTCTTGCCCAATTTCACTAAACCCAAAAGATTATCTAGGAGAAGTGGTGTTCATTGCTCGGCTAATCTCATCACTCACCCTTCCGTTCTCTTCTTAGGCAGCTTCGATGGCGGTGGATTCGTCGATACACAGACCTTCATTGTCACCATCAGTCTCGTCGTTGCCATTGCCCTTTCTCTCTTCCTCGGATTCAAGGTTCATATCCAATCCCTATCCTTTATATCCGTATCACAGATTCTTGAAATTGTGGGGTTTTTGATTCTTGCAGGGAGACCCAGTTCCATGCGAGAGATGTGGTGGAAACGGTGACTTGACTCTCTTTTATATTTACTCATGAGATTACCTTCTTTTACCTTCAttttaatatgcaaaaatgatcAAACTCAAGTGGATGGCGTTGAAAGTTCCGACATTTAACAACCACGATGATTCTTTCTTGCATATTGTTCAACACAATACCTTACGCTTGCTGTATAGGATAGTTCCATTGGGTACTTTCATTTTTATGACTTGTTTTGCTGGAAGTGAGTATTTTTCAGAGACTTCTTAAACTACCTCAGATTAGTATGTTTTAAGtcttctcctttttcttttgtgtgttaAATGGGTTTGCTTAAAAAGGCGGAACCAAATGTGTCTTCTGCCTTGAAGGTAAGATGAAGGTGGACTCTGGCATCGTTGACTGCAAAGTCTGCAAAGGTTCAGGTACCTAACTAAACCATCCCTTTTGTGCTTAACACTTTCTTACTTCCTTAATAACATATGAATTGGTTTTGCTTTGTCCAATATAGGTTTAATTTTCTGCAAGAAATGTGGAGGTTCTGGATATTCTCGccgtttataaatatatatataataaatcctTTACTAGTGCAATGAAATTGTTTTCAACATTGGTTCTTTCGGACTATATGATAACATTTCTAACTTGTTTATACTCATAAAACAATAGTGCGGACCATTCCTTGGTTAAAATGTCATCCTCGGTTTTTCAATTTCAACTTGTTAGATCCGTTCAAAGGAGCAGATGATGGataccaaaaataaaagttaacgTTTCCTTGACAAGTTGTGACACGCAACTCAATTTTAGACTGACCATTCTGACGGGTTGTTAATGTTATGatcacattttaaaatattaaacaacacTACCACAATGCATGATGTACTGaagtattttaaaatcaaattcaTAGAAGATAAGTTCTACGGTTTACTAATATGCAAGAAAGTTAATGAAGATATATGTCGGGGATAAATCCAGAAATTCTGCTTACAGCAAAATGCCGCTTAAATGATTTGTGACCCCCTGGTCATGTTTTACTCTTGCCTCCGGATAAAATACAAAATCTATACTATCAAAAGAGAAcaattcttaaaaaatctatttatgaAAGGTTATTAGATCATTTCACTAAAAATTTAACATGTTACTTCATTTTTGCTTTAGTTAACAGTTAAATATGCaacatttaaagaaaataaaaaactaaaaaataattttgtgttaataAATGAGAATATTACGCTAACtatgtttcatatatttttacaaaCTACCATATCTTCATACAATCTATTTTACCAGCTCTAACAAATACTCCCACCATTTCTAAAAGATCCATGTTTTAGagttttcacactttttaataaaacatattaaaacttagctatagatgcatagttttttgtaattttatatttcttatatttttaaaccaataagattttaagaaatacaattaatgttcttgaacttcacaatttttcattattagttgacaaaaattacattggaaatataaaatataaatatctttttgaaacaaaaattttctctagaatatggatcttttaggaacagagggagtagttTATTTCTTCTACAGCTACTGGTTTTCTCCCGTAGTAAACTGGTTTCCACTAGGGGTGGGCATTCGGGTActcattcgggttcggttcggatctattcgggtttcgggttttcgggatcaaagatttcagcctcattcggatatttctaagtttcggttcagatcttttcgggttcggttcgggttcagataacccattaaaattatttttaaaattttaaaattcattatatactttaaatttctcaaaatctataaacaaaatattattttacatacaaatttgaataacatatgtcaaaatacctaaacttaacatataatttgatttggtttgaatatttggatagataatcaatagatattttaaatatttttggtgttttgagtatattttaactattttagacatttacttttgactatttatatatattttcaggtattttggacaatttaaaaatatcttatatattttggatgtttttaatagacattaaatctaaaatatatttatataagggGGTATAGAAATCAATTTCCGATATATTCGGATACCCGGAatatttcggttcgggtcgggttcggttccggttctgtAGATTTGAACCCgttcagatatttaattaatttcagtTCGGGTTCGGTACTATTTTTTCGTGTCGGGTtaggttcggttcttcggattcgaattttttgcccagccctagttTCCACTAATCATTGGAAACCCAACCAACGTAAATacaaaacatatagaaaacTGTTAAATGTGATTATAAGGATAAAGGTAGAAAACTAAGACTAAGGTTGGACATATGTAAATTCAGAATATCTTAGAATTATTACAGCACGAAGGAAGGTCGAATCACTTTTTATTAATGAGAAGTACTTCTATACTAGGATAAGATgagtttatatgaaaattatttaagaaaagtttatatgaaaattatttaagaaatatcgtatggaaaaataaaatttatattcttgatcgaattaatatttttggcccttaaacaattttttttta
The window above is part of the Brassica napus cultivar Da-Ae chromosome C3, Da-Ae, whole genome shotgun sequence genome. Proteins encoded here:
- the LOC111211610 gene encoding 40S ribosomal protein S29; amino-acid sequence: MGHDNVWNSHPKKYGPGSRTCRVCGNSHGLIRKYGLNCCRQCFRSNAKDIGFIKYR
- the LOC111211609 gene encoding uncharacterized protein LOC111211609 isoform X2, which produces MATRPLISLQLLSSLSSFSLNPTRQSLFLPNFTKPKRLSRRSGVHCSANLITHPSVLFLGSFDGGGFVDTQTFIVTISLVVAIALSLFLGFKGDPVPCERCGGNGKMKVDSGIVDCKVCKGSGLIFCKKCGGSGYSRRL
- the LOC111211609 gene encoding protein BUNDLE SHEATH DEFECTIVE 2, chloroplastic-like isoform X1 yields the protein MATRPLISLQLLSSLSSFSLNPTRQSLFLPNFTKPKRLSRRSGVHCSANLITHPSVLFLGSFDGGGFVDTQTFIVTISLVVAIALSLFLGFKGDPVPCERCGGNGGTKCVFCLEGKMKVDSGIVDCKVCKGSGLIFCKKCGGSGYSRRL